A region of Nitrospirota bacterium DNA encodes the following proteins:
- a CDS encoding putative toxin-antitoxin system toxin component, PIN family, whose amino-acid sequence MRVFLDTNVLVSAYTARGICADLLRYILAEHELLTGEVNLVELRHVLGGRFRASPELIAAVEAELRDATIVPKPAKPSPLPIRDFDDRWVLASAVAGHADLLVTGDQDLLAVARQAPLAIVDPRGCWDRLRK is encoded by the coding sequence GTGAGGGTCTTTCTCGACACCAACGTGCTGGTCAGTGCGTACACGGCCCGCGGCATCTGCGCCGACCTCCTACGGTACATCCTCGCCGAGCATGAATTACTCACAGGGGAGGTGAACCTTGTTGAACTGCGGCACGTGTTGGGGGGTCGATTCCGCGCGTCACCAGAGCTGATCGCCGCCGTCGAAGCGGAGCTCCGCGATGCAACGATCGTTCCGAAGCCCGCGAAACCTTCCCCGCTTCCCATTCGCGACTTCGACGACCGGTGGGTGCTTGCGTCGGCGGTGGCTGGCCATGCCGATCTGCTGGTCACGGGAGACCAAGACCTCTTGGCGGTCGCACGTCAGGCTCCGCTCGCCATCGTCGATCCGCGCGGCTGTTGGGATCGTCTCCGCAAGTAG
- a CDS encoding DUF692 domain-containing protein, which yields MTAFVSSPPIPAQAGIGLRSHHFREILEEPPPVAWMETHPENYFGEGGMALRMLERIRALYPLSFHGVGLSLGSTDPIDRDHLHKLKALIDRFEPVFVSEHLSWSSAGGRFVNELLPLPYTTESLEHVCARIEEVQEVLRRPLLIENITRYLAWRDSIVPEGEFIAEVARRTGCRILLDLNNVYVNAVNFGEDPLVFLRAIPAQAVEELHLAGFDRFGSWLVDTHGRVVHQKVWELYEWTIGRIGPRPTLIEWDTNLPPLSVLVAQARQADAILRGSHVAAS from the coding sequence ATGACTGCGTTCGTCTCATCACCTCCGATCCCGGCGCAAGCCGGGATCGGGCTTCGCTCGCATCACTTCCGAGAGATTCTGGAGGAGCCTCCGCCGGTCGCCTGGATGGAAACCCATCCGGAGAATTACTTCGGAGAGGGAGGGATGGCTCTCCGCATGCTTGAGCGGATCAGGGCCCTGTACCCCTTGAGTTTTCACGGGGTCGGACTCTCCCTCGGCTCCACCGATCCGATCGACCGCGATCATCTTCATAAACTCAAAGCGTTGATCGACCGCTTCGAGCCCGTATTCGTATCGGAGCATCTCTCCTGGAGTTCCGCCGGAGGTCGGTTCGTGAACGAGTTGCTGCCTCTTCCCTACACCACGGAAAGCCTGGAGCATGTCTGTGCACGAATCGAGGAAGTTCAGGAAGTCTTGCGGCGGCCGCTGCTCATCGAGAACATCACCCGCTATCTCGCCTGGCGGGATTCCATCGTGCCGGAGGGAGAGTTCATCGCTGAGGTCGCTCGGAGAACCGGCTGCCGGATTCTGCTCGATCTCAACAATGTGTATGTCAACGCCGTCAACTTCGGCGAAGATCCTCTTGTTTTTCTGAGAGCGATTCCGGCCCAGGCGGTTGAGGAGCTTCACTTGGCGGGCTTCGACCGCTTCGGGAGCTGGCTGGTCGATACGCATGGCCGGGTGGTGCATCAGAAAGTCTGGGAACTGTACGAGTGGACGATCGGTCGCATCGGCCCTCGACCGACGCTGATCGAATGGGACACCAATCTGCCGCCGCTTTCCGTGCTGGTCGCCCAGGCCCGGCAGGCGGATGCGATTCTGAGGGGCAGCCATGTCGCGGCTTCGTGA
- a CDS encoding ribbon-helix-helix protein, CopG family encodes MKASTVTIRLDAKMQRELDRLSRQLGRSRSDIVRDAVRRQVALLRFERSRRALLPLAEAQGILTDEDVFRIVS; translated from the coding sequence ATGAAAGCATCGACCGTGACAATCCGCCTCGACGCCAAGATGCAGCGCGAACTGGATCGCTTAAGCCGCCAGTTAGGACGCAGCCGCAGCGACATTGTTCGCGACGCCGTGAGACGGCAGGTCGCTCTCCTACGATTTGAGCGGTCGCGCCGCGCGTTGTTGCCTCTCGCCGAGGCGCAGGGCATCCTCACCGACGAGGACGTGTTTCGCATCGTGTCGTGA
- a CDS encoding DoxX family protein produces the protein MSPRTARLTRAAALAVSGYRRLVWALESLLPVFDLGVRLYLAHIFWKGGMVKLSSWMSTVMLFTLVYDVPLLPPEVAAYLATAIELGGSFLLAIGLGGRWAALSLFGLNIVASISYGQLSEAALQEAFYWGILFLYFVLHGPGLLSADALLQYLIRRRTSGGMTGENLSDQPACRRA, from the coding sequence GTGAGCCCGCGTACGGCCCGGCTGACGCGCGCGGCGGCCCTCGCCGTTTCCGGCTATCGCCGCCTGGTCTGGGCGCTGGAGTCGCTGCTGCCCGTGTTCGACCTCGGCGTCCGCCTGTACCTCGCCCATATTTTCTGGAAAGGCGGCATGGTCAAGCTGTCCAGTTGGATGTCGACGGTGATGCTCTTTACCCTCGTCTACGATGTGCCGCTGCTGCCGCCCGAAGTCGCCGCCTATCTGGCGACCGCGATCGAATTGGGCGGCTCGTTTCTCCTGGCGATCGGACTGGGGGGACGATGGGCGGCCCTTTCGCTCTTCGGGCTCAATATCGTCGCCTCGATCTCGTACGGACAGCTCTCGGAGGCCGCGTTACAAGAAGCCTTCTACTGGGGGATTCTCTTCCTCTACTTCGTGCTGCACGGGCCTGGACTGCTCTCGGCCGACGCCCTCTTGCAATACCTCATTCGACGAAGAACGTCGGGCGGTATGACTGGCGAGAACCTGTCCGATCAGCCTGCCTGCCGCCGGGCGTGA
- a CDS encoding DNA-binding domain-containing protein, whose protein sequence is MSRLRELQHAFVEALVGGKPHAVVGAIVPEGSALRSLALYRRLIRINYTQVLAVTYPVLRRLVGPRYFDILARGYLQREPSTSGDLFGYGRRLPALLQAVQAPRVLVELAKLEWACHEVHQAADSPPLSRDHLEAMTSLDPSRVTVRLHAAARLLHFSLPVHRVWLALQPEAPSNDAVDLPLREEDTGVVVTRVGGKVEVTPLAPLDHRLLEAMADGKHVAEVERMAVEADPEFDWSRFAATLLRLGVLSACSGEETP, encoded by the coding sequence ATGTCGCGGCTTCGTGAACTCCAGCACGCGTTCGTCGAGGCACTCGTGGGCGGGAAGCCCCATGCCGTCGTGGGGGCGATCGTGCCGGAAGGGAGCGCCCTGCGGAGCCTGGCGCTCTATCGCCGCCTGATCCGGATCAACTACACGCAGGTGCTCGCGGTCACCTATCCCGTTCTGCGCCGGCTCGTCGGGCCTCGGTACTTCGACATCCTCGCGCGCGGATACCTGCAGCGCGAGCCTTCGACCAGCGGCGATCTCTTTGGGTACGGGCGCCGTCTCCCGGCGCTTCTCCAGGCGGTGCAGGCGCCTCGGGTGCTCGTGGAGTTGGCGAAACTCGAGTGGGCCTGCCATGAGGTGCATCAAGCCGCCGACTCTCCGCCGCTGTCCCGGGATCACCTGGAGGCCATGACCTCGCTGGATCCGTCGCGCGTGACGGTCCGCCTTCATGCGGCGGCTCGACTCCTGCATTTCTCCTTGCCGGTGCATCGCGTCTGGCTGGCGCTGCAGCCGGAGGCGCCGAGCAATGACGCGGTAGACCTGCCGCTTCGGGAGGAAGACACCGGGGTCGTCGTGACGCGAGTCGGCGGGAAGGTCGAGGTGACGCCACTGGCTCCGCTGGACCATCGATTGCTCGAAGCCATGGCGGACGGGAAGCACGTGGCCGAAGTCGAACGGATGGCGGTTGAGGCCGATCCGGAGTTTGACTGGTCACGGTTTGCGGCGACCCTGCTCAGGCTTGGAGTGTTGAGCGCGTGTTCCGGGGAGGAGACGCCGTGA
- a CDS encoding DUF2282 domain-containing protein, giving the protein MNAKTNKKHAVFNSALLAALSVVGTQAFAEPPKMPELPSGWEACGGVARAGMNDCAIKTSLHSCVGMAKSDNEPDSYVFLPKGLCAKIANGKVLPITKDDLAKMKEMMKKKM; this is encoded by the coding sequence ATGAATGCAAAGACGAATAAGAAGCACGCCGTGTTCAATTCCGCACTGTTGGCCGCACTGAGTGTGGTAGGAACCCAGGCGTTTGCCGAACCGCCCAAGATGCCGGAGCTGCCCTCCGGCTGGGAGGCCTGCGGCGGTGTCGCCAGGGCCGGGATGAACGACTGCGCGATCAAGACCAGCCTCCATTCCTGCGTCGGCATGGCCAAGAGCGACAACGAGCCCGATTCCTATGTGTTCCTGCCGAAAGGACTGTGCGCGAAGATCGCGAACGGCAAGGTGCTGCCGATCACCAAGGACGATCTGGCCAAAATGAAAGAGATGATGAAGAAAAAAATGTAG